Proteins encoded in a region of the Triplophysa rosa linkage group LG14, Trosa_1v2, whole genome shotgun sequence genome:
- the mrm3a gene encoding rRNA methyltransferase 3A, mitochondrial: MAAFMYNVSRGFILREHSLLLRGHNQFLLDSRRYVRALRRRPVTVLYPDGERETRIKSKESANKTNQTFLKQGRERTDKSDGKHTNEKMRPEVANNRTSHVNEWIKDKLGGLRYEKAPAGDKRLAHAASIGCSRAFRDKEGKVLLEGRRLICDALAAGASPQTLFFSAVERLQELPLDKLQQAKLIKVKYEDMKTWSDLVTPQGVIAIFSKPDASRLAFPKDTRLQSVPLFLICDRVRDAGNIGTILRCAAAAGCDRVLLTKGCVDAWEPKVLRAAMGAHFRLPVFSNLNWNDISKHLPLDITVQVADNRNHFTKDPVSETIPTTTENASWSEYIESDTEEESDDGLALPCVKQQVYHERWAQRSTALVIGGETHGLSLEALRLAEKTEGKILFVPMATGVESLNSAMAASILLFEGRRQLQLDKGHRKARSKLYS, translated from the exons ATGGCAGCGTTCATGTACAACGTGAGCCGTGGATTTATTTTAAGGGAACATAGTTTGTTATTAAGAGGACATAATCAGTTTTTGCTGGACTCGAGGAGATATGTTCGAGCTCTTCGGCGGAGACCTGTGACTGTCTTATATCCTGATGGTGAGCGAGAAACACGAATTAAATCTAAAGAATCAGCCAACAAAACCAATCAAACGTTCTTGAAACAGGGACGTGAAAGGACTGACAAGAGTGATGGTAAACACACCAACGAAAAAATGAGACCGGAAGTTGCAAACAATAGGACTAGCCATGTTAACGAGTGGATTAAGGACAAACTTGGTGGGCTGCGATACGAAAAGGCCCCTGCGGGTGATAAGAGACTCGC GCATGCGGCAAGTATTGGCTGCTCAAGAGCTTTTCGTGATAAGGAAGGAAAGGTTCTGCTGGAGGGGAGGCGTCTGATCTGTGATGCTCTTGCAGCTGGAGCGTCTCCTCAGACGTTGTTCTTCAGTGCAGTGGAGAGACTGCAGGAACTCCCTTTAGATAAACTTCAGCAGGCCAAACTCATCAAAGTCAAGTATGAAGACATGAAGACCTGGTCTGATCTGGTCACCCCACAAGGTGTTATTG CCATATTCTCAAAACCTGATGCCTCTCGTCTGGCATTTCCAAAGGACACAAGACTACAGTCAGTTCCTTTGTTCCTAATATGTGACCGTGTGCGAGATGCTGGGAATATCGGGACTATTTTACGCTGTGCTGCAGCTGCAGGGTGTGACCGTGTTCTCCTCACCAAAG gtTGTGTGGATGCCTGGGAGCCAAAAGTTCTCCGCGCAGCAATGGGAGCTCATTTCCGCCTCCCTGTATTTTCTAATTTAAACTGGAATGACATCTCCAAACACTTACCACTGGATATCACCGTCCAAGTAGCAGATAACCGTAACCATTTTACCAAAGACCCTGTATCAGAGACGATACCAACTACTACAGAAAATGCCAGTTGGAGTGAGTACATTGAAAGTGACACTGAAGAGGAATCGGATGATGGACTTGCACTGCCGTGTGTGAAGCAGCAGGTGTACCATGAGAGGTGGGCTCAGAGGAGCACGGCATTAGTCATTGGTGGAGAGACACACGGACTAAGTCTGGAGGCTCTGCGATTGGCTGAGAAAACTGAGggtaaaatactttttgtgcCTATGGCTACAGGAGTGGAGAGTCTGAACTCTGCGATGGCTGCTAGTATACTGCTGTTTGAAGGCAGGAGGCAACTTCAGTTAGACAAAGGGCACAGAAAAGCAAGATCTAAATTATACTCATGA
- the glod4 gene encoding glyoxalase domain-containing protein 4, translated as MALRRALHFVFKVGDRTKTARFYRDVLGMTILRHEEFEEGCQATCNGPYDGKWSKTMVGFGPEDNHFVAELTYNYGVAEYRLGNDFLGFTLQSSQAVSNARRLGWPLTQVGDSLYMTEAPGGYRFYLIDKDQPDSDPIQKVSLAVSDLQRSVHYWSSLLGMKVIEKNEDKKTVLMGFSDNQCKLELQDIGGTVDHGTAFGRVAFACPRDQLPDIEALVKKENHKILTPLVSLDTPGKATVEVVILADPDGHEICYVGDEAFRQLSAMDPNGNELLDKAIAADKSDEWFAKYNKHKASV; from the exons ATGGCACTTAGAAGAGCTCTACATTTCGTTTTTAAAGTAGGAGACAGaaccaaaacagcgcgttttTACAGAGATGTGTTAGGAATGACG ATTCTGCGGCATGAAGAATTTGAGGAGGGCTGCCAGGCAACCTGTAACGG TCCATATGATGGAAAGTGGAGTAAAACCATGGTGGGCTTTGGACCAGAAGACAACCACTTTGTTGCAGAGTTGACCTATAATTATGGAGTGGCTGAATACCGCCTTGGAAATGACTTTCTG GGTTTCACTCTGCAGTCTAGTCAGGCTGTGAGTAATGCTAGGAGGTTAGGTTGGCCTCTTACTCAAGTTGGAGATTCTCTGTACATGACTGAAGCCCCAGGAGGATACCGCTTCTACCTTATAGATAAAGATCAGCCTGACAGTG ATCCTATCCAGAAAGTTTCCTTGGCAGTGTCTGATTTGCAGCGTTCTGTTCATTATTGGTCCTCCCTGCTGGGAATGAAAGTTATTGAGAAAAATGAGGACAAAAAGACTGTCTTGATGGGATTCTCAGATAATCAG TGTAAGCTGGAGCTACAGGACATTGGAGGCACTGTGGATCATGGAACTGCTTTTGGTAGGGTCGCATTTGCTTGCCCTCGAGATCAG TTACCAGATATTGAGGCCTTGGTGAAAAAAGAAAACCACAAAATCCTAACCCCACTCGTGAGTCTAGACACACCTGGAAAGGCCACAGTAGAAGTTGTCATCCTTGCAGATCCT GATGGTCATGAGATATGCTACGTGGGTGATGAGGCATTCAGGCAACTCTCTGCCATGGACCCAAATGGAAATGAATTACTAGATAAG GCCATCGCTGCAGATAAGAGTGACGAGTGGTTTGCCAAATACAACAAGCATAAAGCTTCAGTATAA